One genomic segment of Falco cherrug isolate bFalChe1 chromosome 13, bFalChe1.pri, whole genome shotgun sequence includes these proteins:
- the OTOR gene encoding otoraplin yields the protein MTQRVHWVVLLLCFGLMCHLVTGIFMDKLANNKLCADDNCVYTISLARAEEDYNAPDCRFINIKKGQLIYVYSKLVKEKDSGEFWAGSVYGEQYEDHMGTVGYFPSSLVSEQHVYQEANKTVPTTDIDFFCE from the exons atgacacAACGTGTTCATTGGGTGGTTTTACTTTTGTGTTTTGGATTAATGTGTCATCTTGTAACTGGAATTTTTATGGACAAGCTTGCCAACAATAAGCTGTGTGCTGATGACAACTGTGTCT acaCCATTTCCCTTGCCAGAGCAGAAGAGGATTATAACGCTCCAGACTGCAGattcattaatattaaaaaagggCAGTTGATTTATGTTTACTCAAAactagtgaaagaaaaagactcTGGAGAATTCTGGGCTGGAAGT GTTTATGGAGAACAGTATGAAGACCATATGGGGACAGTTGGTTATTTCCCTAGCAGTTTAGTCTCAGAACAACATGTCTATCAAGAAGCAAATAAGACCGTTCCTACAACG